Proteins co-encoded in one Megalops cyprinoides isolate fMegCyp1 chromosome 1, fMegCyp1.pri, whole genome shotgun sequence genomic window:
- the LOC118778643 gene encoding tumor necrosis factor receptor superfamily member 17: protein MAKRSCAQNDFYDGLLEKCKPCYLRCSKSPPDSCTAYCTSDKTVSPVPENHNVWLILVFLLLSAVTAVVLLLQVLRKKRRRHFLKNKGTSQEHIEDSGNQRDSRALRQTDVAHDGPVTSEKFEHNYENSSTHCNSSLPLPSTEEGTTILVTTKTAQTYNYATYCTQDKTLDLWRSVSVV, encoded by the exons ATGGCTAAACGCAGTTGTGCCCAGAACGATTTTTATGACGGGCTTTTGGAGAAGTGTAAGCCCTGCTACCTGCGCTGCTCCAAGTCACCCCCTGACAGCTGCACTGCATATTGTA CTTCAGACAAGACTGTCAGTCCCGTGCCTGAGAACCACAATGTGTGGCTGATCCTGGTTTTCTTGTTACTGAGTGCGGTTACTGCTGTGGTACTGCTCCTTCAGGTACTTCGCAAAAAGCGACGCAGGCATTTCCTCAAGAACAAAG GGACCAGCCAAGAGCACATAGAAGATTCTGGAAATCAGAGAGACTCACGTGCTTTGAGGCAGACTGATGTTGCACATGATGGGCCTGTGACAAGTGAGAAATTTGAGCACAATTACGAGAACAGCAGTACTCACTGTAATTCCAGCCTCCCTCTTCCATCCACCGAAGAGGGTACCACTATCCTGGTCaccacaaaaacagcacagacctACAATTACGCAACATACTGCACACAGGACAAGACTCTGGATTTGTGGAGATCTGTATCTGTAGTCTGA